Proteins encoded in a region of the Paenibacillus pedocola genome:
- a CDS encoding sugar ABC transporter ATP-binding protein: MANAEFLLEMNNITKEFPGVKALDGVSLKVRPGSVHALMGENGAGKSTLMKCLFGIYSPDAGEIFLDGEKATITNSNDALGHGISMIHQELHPVPFRSVMENIWLGRFPTRGIGPIQFIDHKKMYADTESLFKDLDIDLNPETLVGKLSVSKIQSIEIAKAVSFHSRVIVMDEPTSSLTSVEVEHLFRIIRDLQKRGVAIIYISHKMEEILEISDEVTIMRDGKKIGTWPSAELTTDLIISRMVGRDLTNRFPERTNVPGEVYLKVEGLTSPEPRSFKDVSFNLRRGEILGIGGLVGAQRTEVIEALFGLRAIKSGSISIDGKKVNINSPQDAKKHGLALLTEERRVTGIFPVLSVHENGAIANLDRYQKPYFLLDGKKKKTEVDKMIEKLRTKTPTTKVQIMNLSGGNQQKVLLARWLLTEPEILLLDEPTRGIDVGAKFEIYSIIADLAKQGKSIIMISSEMPELLGMSDRVMVMSEGRLTGILEGDQATETEVMRLAAQH, from the coding sequence ATGGCTAATGCTGAGTTTTTGCTGGAAATGAACAATATTACTAAAGAATTCCCCGGCGTTAAGGCGCTGGACGGAGTAAGCCTCAAGGTTAGACCGGGTTCGGTTCATGCACTGATGGGCGAAAACGGGGCAGGGAAATCGACTTTAATGAAATGTCTCTTTGGAATTTATTCACCGGATGCCGGTGAGATTTTTCTGGATGGCGAGAAGGCCACCATTACCAATTCCAATGATGCCCTCGGGCATGGAATATCGATGATCCATCAGGAGCTGCATCCGGTACCTTTCCGGAGCGTGATGGAGAATATCTGGCTAGGACGTTTTCCGACCAGAGGAATCGGGCCGATTCAATTTATTGACCACAAAAAAATGTATGCGGATACGGAAAGTCTGTTCAAGGATCTGGATATCGATCTGAATCCTGAAACCTTGGTAGGCAAGCTGTCCGTGTCAAAAATCCAATCCATTGAAATCGCGAAGGCAGTTTCTTTTCATTCCCGCGTAATTGTAATGGATGAGCCGACCTCTTCCCTGACAAGCGTGGAAGTAGAGCATTTATTCCGGATTATCCGGGATCTGCAAAAAAGAGGCGTAGCTATTATCTATATATCCCATAAAATGGAAGAAATTCTCGAAATCTCTGATGAAGTAACAATCATGCGTGACGGTAAAAAAATCGGTACCTGGCCGTCTGCTGAACTGACGACGGACCTGATTATCTCCAGAATGGTTGGACGCGATCTGACGAACCGTTTCCCGGAGCGCACCAATGTTCCTGGCGAGGTGTATCTGAAGGTAGAAGGACTGACTTCTCCGGAGCCAAGATCCTTTAAGGATGTGTCCTTTAATCTCCGTCGGGGTGAAATTCTCGGGATCGGCGGTCTCGTAGGTGCACAGCGGACTGAAGTTATTGAAGCATTATTCGGTCTGCGGGCAATTAAGTCGGGCAGCATCTCCATTGACGGCAAGAAAGTAAATATCAATTCACCGCAGGACGCCAAAAAGCACGGGCTGGCTCTTCTGACCGAAGAACGCCGTGTAACGGGTATCTTCCCGGTATTATCTGTTCATGAGAATGGTGCAATTGCCAATCTGGACCGTTATCAGAAGCCTTATTTCCTGCTTGACGGCAAGAAGAAGAAAACAGAAGTCGATAAAATGATCGAAAAGCTCCGTACAAAGACACCAACGACTAAGGTCCAGATCATGAATCTCTCCGGCGGTAACCAGCAGAAGGTGCTGCTCGCCAGATGGCTGCTGACTGAGCCTGAAATTCTCCTGCTAGATGAACCTACCCGCGGGATTGATGTCGGCGCAAAGTTTGAGATTTATTCAATCATTGCCGACTTGGCGAAGCAGGGCAAGAGTATCATCATGATCTCTTCCGAAATGCCGGAGCTGCTGGGCATGTCTGACCGGGTAATGGTTATGTCCGAAGGACGGCTTACAGGAATATTAGAAGGCGACCAGGCTACGGAAACCGAAGTTATGCGTCTCGCCGCACAGCATTAG
- a CDS encoding galactose ABC transporter substrate-binding protein → MMKKLTSVLLASALLGAALAGCGGNNNNAENTATNAPAGNAATNTANSGSTETPKVGVAIYKFDDTFMTGVRNAIDAAAKGIATVDIVDSQNSQPTQNDKVDLFVTKKYDGMLINPVDRTAAGVIIDKAKAADIPVVFLNREPLPEDMKKWDKVYYVGAKAEESGTMSGQLIVDYWKAHPEADKNGDGVLQYVMLKGEPGHQDAELRTTYSIQAIEDAGIKVEKLAEDTAMWDRVKGQEKMAAFLGSHGDKIEAVLANNDDMALGAIEALKAQGYFTGDKYMPVVGVDATAPAVQALQDGTMLGTVLNDANNQGKAAIVLASLLAKGETPTKENVGFDITDNQYVWISYKKITKDNVADAQ, encoded by the coding sequence ATAATGAAAAAACTCACTTCCGTTTTACTTGCTAGTGCATTACTCGGTGCTGCTTTGGCAGGCTGCGGTGGCAATAACAACAATGCTGAAAATACAGCAACGAATGCTCCAGCCGGCAACGCGGCAACAAACACAGCAAACTCCGGCAGTACCGAAACTCCAAAAGTCGGTGTAGCCATTTACAAATTTGATGATACCTTCATGACAGGCGTTCGTAACGCTATCGATGCTGCAGCTAAGGGAATTGCAACAGTAGATATCGTAGACAGCCAAAACTCACAGCCTACACAGAATGACAAGGTTGACCTGTTTGTTACTAAAAAATACGACGGCATGCTGATCAACCCGGTTGACCGTACAGCTGCAGGCGTTATCATTGACAAAGCAAAAGCTGCTGACATTCCAGTTGTCTTCCTGAACCGCGAACCGCTTCCAGAAGATATGAAGAAATGGGATAAAGTTTACTATGTAGGCGCTAAAGCCGAAGAGTCCGGCACCATGTCCGGCCAGCTGATCGTTGACTACTGGAAAGCTCACCCTGAAGCTGATAAAAACGGCGACGGCGTGCTCCAATATGTAATGCTTAAAGGCGAGCCTGGACACCAGGATGCTGAGCTTCGCACAACTTACTCCATCCAAGCCATTGAAGATGCCGGCATCAAGGTTGAGAAATTGGCTGAAGATACTGCAATGTGGGACCGCGTAAAAGGACAGGAAAAAATGGCTGCATTCCTTGGATCCCATGGCGACAAGATCGAAGCTGTTCTGGCTAACAACGACGACATGGCACTCGGTGCAATTGAAGCACTGAAAGCACAAGGCTACTTCACTGGTGACAAATACATGCCGGTTGTAGGTGTTGACGCTACTGCACCAGCTGTTCAAGCGCTGCAAGACGGAACCATGCTCGGAACTGTACTGAACGATGCCAACAACCAAGGTAAAGCGGCAATCGTACTGGCATCCCTGCTGGCTAAAGGTGAAACTCCAACCAAAGAAAATGTTGGCTTTGATATCACTGACAACCAATATGTATGGATTTCCTACAAAAAGATCACTAAAGACAACGTAGCTGACGCTCAATAA
- a CDS encoding substrate-binding domain-containing protein, translating into MKTKRLVLTVLMCALVWLTVTSCFNRAPVYITTNKTRNIHMIVKMNKGDYWNTVKLGAEAAAKEFNVKLTFKAPDSESDIDEQISMVEDSINLRADAIILAASSYMGLAQVVDQAAYYKIPVISVDAEVGSARVRTYVGSNSYEAGQKSAERLINLLNGSGEIGILNFTSASLQDQRSNSASIDYGARDADEREKGFLNYAARYPNIHVVQISYTSSSTTEAEELTRQMLENHPDLRGIATLNETASQGAGKVIQSLGLNNLIKMVAFDSSPSMLELLQDGTVQATVIQNPFSNGYLAVKYAVEALEGIEVPERVDTGTKLIDLDNMLYPENQKLLFPFVR; encoded by the coding sequence ATGAAGACAAAACGGTTAGTGCTGACAGTATTGATGTGCGCTCTGGTCTGGCTGACGGTCACCTCCTGCTTCAACAGAGCACCTGTTTATATCACTACGAACAAAACACGCAATATCCACATGATTGTGAAGATGAACAAGGGCGATTACTGGAATACGGTGAAGCTGGGGGCTGAAGCTGCCGCAAAGGAATTCAATGTGAAGCTGACCTTCAAAGCGCCGGATTCGGAAAGCGACATTGATGAGCAGATCTCTATGGTGGAGGATTCGATTAACCTGCGTGCGGATGCCATCATCCTCGCTGCCAGCAGCTATATGGGACTGGCTCAGGTTGTGGATCAGGCCGCCTATTATAAAATTCCTGTGATCTCCGTCGATGCAGAGGTCGGTTCTGCGCGGGTGCGGACCTATGTCGGATCGAACAGCTATGAGGCCGGGCAGAAATCCGCTGAACGGCTGATTAATCTGCTGAACGGATCGGGTGAGATCGGTATTCTCAATTTTACCAGCGCCTCTTTACAGGATCAGCGGTCTAACAGTGCTTCTATTGATTACGGGGCACGGGATGCGGACGAACGGGAGAAAGGGTTTCTGAATTATGCGGCCCGTTATCCGAATATTCATGTCGTGCAGATCTCCTATACCTCTTCCAGCACAACTGAGGCTGAAGAGCTGACCCGGCAAATGCTGGAGAATCACCCTGATCTGCGGGGTATCGCTACATTGAATGAGACAGCGTCACAGGGAGCGGGAAAAGTGATACAAAGTCTGGGGCTTAACAATCTAATTAAGATGGTCGCCTTTGACAGCTCTCCGTCGATGCTGGAGCTGCTGCAGGACGGCACCGTACAGGCCACAGTCATTCAGAATCCGTTCAGCAACGGCTATCTGGCGGTAAAATATGCGGTGGAAGCGCTGGAGGGAATCGAAGTGCCGGAACGTGTAGATACGGGGACAAAGCTGATCGATCTCGACAATATGCTGTACCCGGAGAACCAGAAGCTGCTGTTTCCCTTCGTAAGATAG